From a single Dendropsophus ebraccatus isolate aDenEbr1 chromosome 8, aDenEbr1.pat, whole genome shotgun sequence genomic region:
- the ING4 gene encoding inhibitor of growth protein 4 isoform X1: MAAGMYLEHYLDSIENLPFELQRNFQLMRDLDQRTEDLKCHIDRLSCQYMSGARTMSSEEKLQLLRQVQEAYSKCKEYGDDKVQLAMQTYEMVDKHIRRLDTDLARFEADLKEKHIESSDYDSCSSKGKKKGRGQKEKKAPKVRSKVKNSDDETTKTGQKKIKLVQTAEYGAPASNFGKVHPSDVLDMPVDPNEPTYCLCHQVSYGEMIGCDNPDCSIEWFHFACVGLATKPRGKWYCPRCSQERKKK; this comes from the exons GTATAGAAAATTTGCCTTTTGAGCTCCAAAGGAACTTCCAGCTGATGAGGGATCTTGATCAAAGAACAGAAG ATCTGAAATGTCACATTGATCGCCTGTCCTGTCAGTATATGAGCGGTGCCCGGACTATGAGCTCAGAGGAAAAGCTTCAGCTCCTCAGACAAGTGCAGGAGGCGTACAGTAAGTGCAAGGAGTACGGAGATGATAAAGTGCAGCTGGCCATGCAGACGTACGAAATG GTGGATAAACACATACGGAGGCTGGACACCGACCTCGCCCGCTTTGAAGCTGATCTGAAAGAGAAGCACATCGAATCCAGTGACTATGACAGCTGCTCCAGCAAAGGCAAAAAGA AGGGCAGAGGTCAGAAGGAGAAGAAGGCCCCCAAGGTCAGGTCAAAGGTGAAGAACTCCGATGACGAGACAACAAAGACCGGACAGAAGAAGATCAAATTGGTTCAGAC GGCAGAATACGGTGCTCCTGCTAGTAATTTCGGTAAAGTGCATCCATCTGATGTCCTGGATATGCCTGTGGACCCCAATGAACCTACATACTGCCTGTGCCACCAGGTGTCCTATGGAGAGATGATCGGCTGTGACAATCCAGAT TGCTCCATCGAATGGTTTCATTTTGCCTGTGTCGGCCTGGCTACAAAACCTCGTGGAAAATG GTACTGCCCACGCTGCTctcaggagaggaagaagaaatAA
- the ING4 gene encoding inhibitor of growth protein 4 isoform X2: protein MSGARTMSSEEKLQLLRQVQEAYSKCKEYGDDKVQLAMQTYEMVDKHIRRLDTDLARFEADLKEKHIESSDYDSCSSKGKKKGRGQKEKKAPKVRSKVKNSDDETTKTGQKKIKLVQTAEYGAPASNFGKVHPSDVLDMPVDPNEPTYCLCHQVSYGEMIGCDNPDCSIEWFHFACVGLATKPRGKWYCPRCSQERKKK, encoded by the exons ATGAGCGGTGCCCGGACTATGAGCTCAGAGGAAAAGCTTCAGCTCCTCAGACAAGTGCAGGAGGCGTACAGTAAGTGCAAGGAGTACGGAGATGATAAAGTGCAGCTGGCCATGCAGACGTACGAAATG GTGGATAAACACATACGGAGGCTGGACACCGACCTCGCCCGCTTTGAAGCTGATCTGAAAGAGAAGCACATCGAATCCAGTGACTATGACAGCTGCTCCAGCAAAGGCAAAAAGA AGGGCAGAGGTCAGAAGGAGAAGAAGGCCCCCAAGGTCAGGTCAAAGGTGAAGAACTCCGATGACGAGACAACAAAGACCGGACAGAAGAAGATCAAATTGGTTCAGAC GGCAGAATACGGTGCTCCTGCTAGTAATTTCGGTAAAGTGCATCCATCTGATGTCCTGGATATGCCTGTGGACCCCAATGAACCTACATACTGCCTGTGCCACCAGGTGTCCTATGGAGAGATGATCGGCTGTGACAATCCAGAT TGCTCCATCGAATGGTTTCATTTTGCCTGTGTCGGCCTGGCTACAAAACCTCGTGGAAAATG GTACTGCCCACGCTGCTctcaggagaggaagaagaaatAA